One genomic segment of Novisyntrophococcus fermenticellae includes these proteins:
- the jag gene encoding RNA-binding cell elongation regulator Jag/EloR produces the protein MEFVEVSAKTVNEAITKACIELGVSSDRLEIQVVSEGSSGFLGFGAKPAVIKARKKEEPVNDSVVKHKTENPVEKKEAVKKEVVSENKVEPLTAKEEQKEEHIKVDKSEEEIVVMKASAQKFLDSVFHAMNLEVDINMVYHAGNDSLDIDFSGEDMGILIGKRGQTLDSLQYLTSLVVNKDQKEYVRVKLDTENYRKRRKETLENLAKNIAYKVRKTRKPVSLEPMNPYERRIIHSALQGNKWVETYSEGKEPYRHVVITAKNN, from the coding sequence ATGGAATTCGTAGAAGTATCTGCAAAGACCGTAAATGAGGCAATCACAAAAGCGTGTATTGAATTAGGTGTTTCCAGTGACAGGCTGGAAATTCAAGTGGTTAGTGAAGGTAGTTCGGGTTTTCTTGGCTTTGGTGCAAAACCGGCGGTTATAAAGGCACGTAAAAAAGAAGAGCCGGTGAATGATTCTGTTGTGAAACATAAGACTGAAAATCCAGTTGAGAAAAAGGAAGCAGTTAAAAAAGAAGTTGTTTCAGAAAATAAAGTAGAACCTTTAACAGCGAAAGAAGAGCAAAAAGAGGAACATATTAAAGTTGACAAATCAGAGGAAGAAATAGTAGTGATGAAAGCATCTGCTCAGAAGTTCCTGGATAGTGTATTTCATGCTATGAATCTGGAAGTCGATATCAACATGGTTTACCATGCGGGAAATGACTCTCTGGATATTGATTTTTCAGGTGAAGATATGGGAATTTTAATTGGAAAAAGGGGACAGACACTGGATTCCCTGCAGTATCTCACAAGTCTGGTTGTAAATAAGGACCAGAAAGAATATGTGAGGGTAAAGCTGGATACAGAAAATTATCGAAAAAGAAGAAAAGAAACGTTAGAAAATTTGGCTAAGAATATTGCTTATAAAGTGAGAAAAACCAGAAAACCCGTATCTCTGGAACCGATGAATCCATATGAAAGAAGAATTATCCATTCTGCGCTGCAAGGTAATAAGTGGGTGGAAACCTATAGCGAGGGCAAAGAACCATATCGCCATGTTGTAATTACAGCAAAAAATAACTAA